CTGCGCACGTCCAGCTGTCGCAGCACCCGGTCCACCACCTCGGGATTCGCCCCCGCCTCGCCCCGCGCCGCCAGCACCTCGTGCCGCGCCGCGCTCATCATCTCGCCCTGGATCCGCCGCAGCCGCTTCAGCCTCCGCACCCGATGCTCATGCCCCTCCCGCCGCTCCTCCTCCCCCATCTCGGGACTGATCCGCACCCCGATCTCGAAGGCCCGACGCAGCAGCTGCTCGGACAGCTCCTCCGGGAGCTCCTCCGCCGCCTCGATCTCCCGCAGCCGCCCCTTCGCCGCCTTCGCCGCCCGCAGCGCGAGCTCCCGTTCGAACGTCTTCTCGCCCTCCGTGTCGGCCCGCACCCCGAGCCGCTTCACCAGCCATGGCAGCGTCAGCCCCTGCACCACGAGCGTCACCATGATCACGCCGAACGCGATGAACACGATCTCGTCCCGGTCCGGAAACGCGCTCCCCTCGTCCGTCTCCAGCGGAATCGCCAGCGCCAACGCCACCGACGCCACGCCCCGCATCCCCGACCACCACATCACCAGGGTCTCCCGCCAGCTCACCGGGATGTCCTCGTCCTCCGAGTCCCGCCGCGCGTGCAGCTTCTTCGTCAGCCAGGTCGCCGGCAACAGCCACACCAGCCGTACGACGATCACCACGGCCACGATGATCGCCGCCCAGCCGAGCATCTCGCCCCACCGCCCGGACGCCGTACGGATCGCGTTGTGCAGCTCGAGGCCGATGAGCCCGAAGGCCACCCCTGTGACCAGCGTGTCGACGATGTCCCAGAACGCGTGCCCGGCGAGCCGGGTCAGCACGTCGTCGGGGTCGGTCGCGTACTCCGCGAGGAACAGCGCGCAGGTGAGGACGGCGAGCACGCCCGAGCCGTGCAGCTCCTCGGCCAGCACGTACGCCGCGTACGGCACCAGCAGGGTGAGCCCGATCTGCAGCGTCGTGTCCCCGAGGAAGTCCAGCAGCCGGTTCGCGCCCCATCCGAGGACGACGCCCACGGCCAACGCGACCACCGCGGACAGCACCAGGTCGAGCCCGGCCCGCCACGGCGAGAACGTCCCGCTCACGGCCGCGGCGATGGCTACGTGGTACAGCACGATGGCCGTCACGTCGTTGAACAGTCCCTCGCCCTCCAGGATGGACACCAGCCGGCGGGGCAGCCCGAGCTGTCCGGCCACGGCGGTCGCGGCGACGGGGTCGGGCGGCGCGACGAGCGCCCCGAGCGCGACGGCCGCGGCGACCGGCAGCCCGGGCACGACCGCGTGGGCGACGGCGGCCACGCACACGGTCGTGACGAACACCAGCGCCACGGCGAGCAGGAAGATCGGCCGTTTGTTGGCCGTGAACTGCCGCCATGAGGTCCGCCGCACGGCCGCGTACAGCAGGGGCGGCAGCAGCAGGGGCAGGATCAGCTCGGGCGGGATCTCCACGTTGGGCACGAAGTCGAGCACCGCGAGCACGATCCCGAGCAACGTCATGAGCACCGGCGCGGGCAGCCCGAACCGGTCCCCGACCGGGACGCTCACCACGGCCCCGAGCAACAGGACGAACAACAGGGCCAACTGATCCACGGTCAGCGCTCCGGAGGTCTAGAGGATCAAGAACATCCAGGCCCCCAGCCTCGCACGCACCACCGTCCGCCGAAGCGCCTGCGCCGTGTCCTCATGTGTCCGGACGTGTCCTGGGCCCTAGAGCGAGCGCCGCATCGCCCTGTGCGCGATCCCCGCGTCCGGGAACTCCGGCCCGTACGCCGCGTACCCCAGCCGCTCGTAGAACCCCAGCGCCTGCGTCTGCGCGTGCAGGTCCACGGCCGCGAGGCCACGCGCGCGTGCCGCCTCCTCGAGGGCCCGCACGAGCGCGACCCCGACGCCGAGCCCGCGCGCCTCCTTCTTCACCGCCAGCCGCCCCAGCGAGCCCACCGACAGGTCTCCGTCGGTCTTCGCCGCGGCCGCCTCGCCGTACAGCAGCCGCCCGGCCCCGAGCGCCGACCCGTCCTCCCGGACCGCCAGGACATGCACGGCCACGGTGTCGTAGGCGTCGTACTCCAGGTCCTCGGGGACGCCCTGCTCGCCGACGAAGACCTCCTTGCGCACCGCGAAGCACGCCTCCAGGTCGGCGGGGTCGCCGGCGACGCGGACCGTGTACGCGCGCGTGCCGCTCGTCCGTGCGTCGTCGCTCGTCCGTGCGTCTTCGCTCACCCTTGCGTCTCCGCTCACCCGTAGGTCTCCTCGCGGACCTGGTCCAGGGCCTTCTGCAGGTCCTCCGGGTAGTCGCTGGCGAACTCCACCCACTGCCCGTCCCCGGGGTGCTCGAAGCCCAGCCGCACGGCGTGCAGCCACTGGCGGGTCAGGTGCAGCCGCTTGGCGAGCGTGGGATCGGCGCCGTACGTCAGGTCGCCCACGCACGGATGGCGGTGGGCGGCCATGTGGACGCGGATCTGGTGCGTACGGCCCGTCTCGAGCTTGACGTCCAGCAGGGAGGCCGCGCGGAAGGCCTCGATCAGGTCGTAGTGCGTGACGGACGCCTTCCCCTCGGCCGTGACCGCCCACTTGTAGTCGTGGTTGGGGTGGCGGCC
This window of the Streptomyces sp. NBC_01275 genome carries:
- a CDS encoding Na+/H+ antiporter → MDQLALLFVLLLGAVVSVPVGDRFGLPAPVLMTLLGIVLAVLDFVPNVEIPPELILPLLLPPLLYAAVRRTSWRQFTANKRPIFLLAVALVFVTTVCVAAVAHAVVPGLPVAAAVALGALVAPPDPVAATAVAGQLGLPRRLVSILEGEGLFNDVTAIVLYHVAIAAAVSGTFSPWRAGLDLVLSAVVALAVGVVLGWGANRLLDFLGDTTLQIGLTLLVPYAAYVLAEELHGSGVLAVLTCALFLAEYATDPDDVLTRLAGHAFWDIVDTLVTGVAFGLIGLELHNAIRTASGRWGEMLGWAAIIVAVVIVVRLVWLLPATWLTKKLHARRDSEDEDIPVSWRETLVMWWSGMRGVASVALALAIPLETDEGSAFPDRDEIVFIAFGVIMVTLVVQGLTLPWLVKRLGVRADTEGEKTFERELALRAAKAAKGRLREIEAAEELPEELSEQLLRRAFEIGVRISPEMGEEERREGHEHRVRRLKRLRRIQGEMMSAARHEVLAARGEAGANPEVVDRVLRQLDVRSLR
- a CDS encoding GNAT family N-acetyltransferase, translating into MSEDARTSDDARTSGTRAYTVRVAGDPADLEACFAVRKEVFVGEQGVPEDLEYDAYDTVAVHVLAVREDGSALGAGRLLYGEAAAAKTDGDLSVGSLGRLAVKKEARGLGVGVALVRALEEAARARGLAAVDLHAQTQALGFYERLGYAAYGPEFPDAGIAHRAMRRSL